A single window of Hymenobacter sp. APR13 DNA harbors:
- a CDS encoding endonuclease/exonuclease/phosphatase family protein, whose translation MRLLVLVLLSFLLGSHSTVAQKPTQPLRVATYNLRLNVASDGVNAWPNRKELVKNLVRYHQFDVFGTQEGFRGQLNDVAELTDYSFVGHGRDDGKEAGEHSAIFYRKSRLQLLQSGDFWLSQTPDQPSKGWDAKCCNRICSWARFRDLATKKELFFFSVHFDHEGVEARRQSGLLMVQKIREIAKDAPIICVGDFNSTPETEQIRTMQTLLQDAFRITRQPPYGPVGTFNGFKLDAQLADRIDYIFVSRQFTVLDYAVLTDSMRGLYPSDHFPVLVNVVQQ comes from the coding sequence ATGCGCCTGCTTGTTCTGGTGCTGCTGAGCTTCCTGCTCGGCAGCCATTCCACCGTTGCTCAGAAGCCCACCCAACCCTTACGGGTAGCCACTTACAACCTGCGCCTCAACGTGGCCAGCGACGGGGTGAATGCCTGGCCTAACCGCAAGGAGCTGGTCAAAAACCTAGTGCGCTACCACCAATTCGATGTGTTCGGTACCCAGGAAGGCTTCCGCGGCCAGCTCAACGATGTGGCCGAGCTAACAGACTACAGCTTCGTTGGCCACGGCCGCGACGATGGCAAGGAAGCCGGGGAGCACTCGGCCATCTTCTACCGGAAAAGTCGCCTGCAGCTACTGCAATCCGGCGACTTCTGGTTGAGCCAGACACCCGACCAGCCCTCCAAAGGTTGGGATGCCAAATGCTGCAACCGCATCTGTAGCTGGGCCCGTTTCCGCGACCTTGCCACCAAAAAAGAGCTGTTCTTCTTCAGCGTCCACTTCGACCACGAGGGCGTGGAAGCCCGCCGCCAGTCGGGCCTGCTGATGGTGCAGAAGATCAGGGAAATTGCCAAAGATGCTCCCATTATCTGCGTCGGCGACTTCAACTCCACCCCCGAAACCGAGCAAATCCGGACGATGCAGACGCTGCTCCAGGATGCCTTCCGCATCACTCGGCAGCCACCCTATGGCCCCGTGGGTACGTTCAACGGCTTCAAGCTGGATGCGCAACTGGCTGACCGTATCGACTACATCTTCGTGAGCCGGCAGTTTACCGTCTTGGATTACGCCGTTCTTACCGATTCCATGCGCGGCCTGTACCCTTCCGACCATTTTCCGGTACTGGTGAACGTAGTGCAGCAGTAA